Below is a genomic region from bacterium.
ACCGCCGGCCACCCGAACTTCACGCGAACGACGTCGAATAAAACGAACCCGACGACTTCCCAAACGAATATCGTGAAGCCACGGCGGCCGTGCCGCGCTACGTCCGCCCGGCCGTAAAAATACGCGAATAGGCCGAGGAAAGCAACGTACGATAAAGCTCGCCAGACGGCTTCCCTCATTCGGCGATAGATATTAACAAATGCTTACTCACGGAAGCAAGTTAAATATGTCGTCGCCGGTCCGCGAAAGGACCAATATCACTTACCGGCAACCGACAACGTCTCCAGTTTCGCGACGACCTCGTCGATTACCCAATCCGGCGTCGACGTCCCGGCGGTAACGCCAACGGTTTCGACGCCGTCGAACCAATCGGCTTTGAGCTCCTCGGCGGTCTCGACGTGGTACGCCTCGGCGCCGGCCCGCCGGCATATTTCGGCCAAGCGGGCGGTGTTGGCGCTGTTGCGGCCTCCCACCACGACCATTACGTCGACGCCGCGCGCGAGCTCGAGCGCGGCCTTCTGGCGTTTCGCCGTCGCGTCGCACAGCGTGTTGAAGACGCGAATCTCGTGCGCCTTGTCGAGTAGAACGCCGACAATAAGGCGGCAAGTCGTCACGTCGTGGGTCGTCTGCATCACGACGCCCATCTTCTCGATGCGGGGGACGGCCGCCGCCTCCTCCTCGGAATTGACGATAACGGCGGCCGGACCCGCGTACCCGGCTATAGCCTCGACCTCCGGGTGGTCGCGGTCGCCGATTATGACCACCTCGTAGCCCTCGCGGGCGAGGGTCGCGGCCCGTTGTTGTACGGCCTTCACCGTAGGGCAAGTCAAGTCCAAAACGTCCGCCCCCTGCGCCTCGAGCGCTTGTAGGACCGCGGGGGGAAGGCCGTGGGACCTTATTATCACGGTGCCGGTACCGACGCCGGCAACGCCGCGCGCGACGCGTACCCCCACGCGCTCGAGCTGCTTAACGACCTGGGGGTTATGTATTAGTTCGCCGAGCGTATACACCGGCCCGGGCGCCGCGGTCGCCGCCTCGAACGCCGCCTTGGTCGCGCGCTTCACGCCGAAGCAGAAGCCGGCGTCCGACGCCACGATTATCTTCACGCCGCCCCCTCTCCGGCGGCGGGGGCGGCGGCGGGGCCGCCGCCGCGCAGCGCCGCGATGCCGGCCATAATATCGTCGGCTATAGCGTTGTAGGTTTCCTTCGACGCGGGCATCCGCCGGTACGACGCCAAATCTACGGGGGGGCCGAAGGACACCGTCACTTTCGCCCGCCGGGGAAACTTAACGCCGCGGGGCAGTACGCGAAACGTGCCGTCGATGTAAACCGGCACTACCGGCGCCCGGGCCAGATACGCCAGCAGCCCCGCTCCCACCATCGGCTTCCGGAGGCCGCCGTCGTACGTACGCGTACCCTCGGGAAAATATAAAACGAGCTTCCCCTCGTCGAGTTTGCGGAGCGCTTCTTTCAAACCGCCGGCGGACCACATATCGCGTCGAATGGGGAACGCGCCCCACGCCTTAATAAACGGGCCGCCGAACTTGCCGCCGAACAGGTCCGCGCGCGCCATATAGTACATTACGCGCGGCGTCGCGTTTCCCAGCAGCGGCGGGTCGAGGTAAGACGCATGGTTCGCCGCGGCCAAAACGCCCCCCCGTAACGGTAGGCGTTCCAAACCGCGCGTTTCGAAGTCGAAATAAATTTTACCCAACGGCCAGGCGACGAAGAAATGCGAAACCCGCCAAAGCACAACCCGTAAAAGATGTCCGACGTCGACGCGCATTATCCGGCGGCGCGCGCCTCCTTCCCTCTCGTAACGTAATCCACGATAAAATCGACGACCTCCTCGAACGTCCTCGCGGTCGTATCGACGTACACCGCGTCGTCGGCGCGCCGGAGGGGGGCCGCGGCTCGAGCCGCGTCGCGACCGTCGCGCGCCGCCAAATCCCTCTCCACCTCTTCGGCCGCGACGTCCTTCCCCGCCGCCGCGAAGTCGCGCGCGCGACGCCTCGCGCGCTCGGCCGGCGATGCGTCGAGGTAGAACTTGTAGGTCGCGTCCGGGAAAACGACCGTGCCCACGTCCCGACCTTCGACGACCGCCCCCGACGGTTCCGCCAAACGTCGCTGCAGCGGCAACAACGCCGCCCGCACCTCCGGCAACGCCGATATCGCCGACGCCGCCTCGGCCACGTCGCCGCCGGCGAGCTCGGCCGTGACGTCTTCGCCGTCCACCGCTACGAGCGGCTCGCCGTCGTTTACGGTATACCGCACGTCCGCTTTATTAAACGCGGCCGCCAGGCGCGGGCCGTCGTCCAGCGGGAGTTTATCGCGTACCGCTATCAGCGCCAAAACCCGGTACAACTTACCGGTTTCGACGAACGAAAACCCGAGCCGGCGCGCGACGGCCCTTCCCACGGTACTCTTTCCCGCGGCGGCCGGCCCGTCCAGAGCTACGACCACCGCGACGTCACGGCCTTCAGTAGTCACCCAGGGCCGCAACCTCCTCTTCGGTAAGTTCCCGCCACTCGCCGGGGCACAGGCGGCCGAGCGTTACCGGCCCCACGGCGACGCGGCGCAACACCTTCACCTTGTGGCCCAAGGCCGCGAACATTTGACGTATCATACGCTTCCGGCCGTAACCGGCGCTGACCGTAACGGTCGAGCCGGCGGCGGTCCGTTCGACGGAATCGACCTTCACCTTGCCCATATGGCCGTCCAGCAATTCGACGCCACGCTCCAGCGCGGCGATGTCCTTTTTCGTCATACGGCCGCTAACGTCCACGACGTACTTCTTGACGACGCCGAACGAGGGGTGGGCCACGCGCTGGGCGAACGAGCCGTCGTCGGTCAACAGGAGCAAGCCCTCGGTATCGCCGTCGAGCCGCCCCACCGGCTTCAGGTCTCGCAGCTGCCGCGGCAGATCGTCGCGTACCGTCCTACGGCGGAACGGGTCCCGCGTCGTCGTCAAAACGCCCCGCCGCTTATGATACGCCACGTAGCGGAAGCGTCGCCCCGGCCTTACCTCCTTGCCGCCGACCGAAACCGCCGCCCCGGGCGGAACGCGAAACGCCAGGTCGTCGACGACGGCGCCGTCGACTACGACGCGGCCTTCCCTCACCAACCGCTCGACGGCCCTTCGCGCGCCCAGGCCGCACATCGCCAGGTACCGGTTGATGCGGATGCCGGAAACTTTTTCGCTATTACCTGGGATATTAATCGCAAGGGTTAGAGCTGAATACCCAACAATACACCTACTAAATCGCGGAAATCTCTTCCTTCTTCGGTCCCGGCGTCGATTATTTTATCCATATTAAAAAACCGGGTAGTCGTAGGGGATTCGCTTTTTGCACGCGGCAAGTCTACATCGATTTTTAAAACGGTCCAAAACTGGGGATATCCCAAGTTCTTTGCTTTCAAATGACTTTTCTCTGCTTCGCCCAAACGGTTATGAACGTTCGATACGTCTTTACCCCCTTTTATTTCTATTGATAATATCTTTTGGTACCTATCGGGGAGCAATTGAATAATCCTAACGTCCGGGTCGTTCGAAAATTCGATTATTATTTTCCGTCCGGAATCATTCTCGATCAGAATGGAACGTTTAGTGGTGTCTTTTATATACCCCGATACTAAATTTTCTATTAATTCGAAAAATTCCTTTACCGCTTCTTTTCCTATCCTCGTATTTTCGCTCCCGCGGAACTGCGGCCCTAACGTAAGCAATTGCAAATCGTGCACGGTATCAATAGCAAGGTAATCGATATTCCCTATTAGCGCCCCGCCGGTAGCTATAAGGCTTTCGCATAAAGGTCTAATAGATTGAGCGATCCTGGTTGGTATTTCGCCGCGATCCTCCAGGCACTTGAACTTACCGAAAGGGCCCTTACTATAAAATTCCTTTTGGGAAAGACCGTACAGTAAGCGATAATAACCGAGGAGGAACGGGTTGCTTTCTAGTAGATAAGGTACAGGGAAAAATACCTCGCCCCGCAGACCATAAGACGCAACCCGAGCTAAAAGCTCGGCCTTCACGTACGTATTCAATTCGCGGTCCAATTTCTCGATGTTTATTTCTTCGATTGTTCTCTTAAAAGCGTCCGTTATATAAATCCCGTATTTCTTTGAGTCGATAGTAAAAAGCGATTTGCAGATTCGGTATTAATACGCCGAAACCCGCCTCTTTCCCTTCTTTCATATTTTCACTCCCAGCCTAATCTTCTTTTCGCGATAGAAGCGTATTCGTCGTTAAGCTCAATCCCCGCGAATTTACGGTTAAATTTCAAACACACTTCACCGACGGTCCCGGACCCGAAAAACGGGTCTAAAACCGAATCTCCGGGTTCAGTAGACGCCGATATACAGGGTTCGATAAGACCGGGGGGAAAGGTAGCGAAGTGTGCCCCCGGGAAAGCCACAGTTTTTAAGCGCCAAACGGTCCTTTTATTCCGAGGCTTCCCGTTCGGGCCCGCGACTTCTTGCATGGCGTCGTAGTCGTAAAAATATTTTTCCGATTTTGAAAACATAAATATGTATTCGTGGGCGCGCGTAGGCCGGTCTTTTACGGACTCGGGTTGGCAGTTGGGTTTATACCAAATGATATCCGAACGGAGGTACCACCCCCGCTCTTGTAAATAAAAAGCGACACGCCAAGGTACGCCAATAAGGTCTTTCGGTTTCAAGCCTTCGGGCGTGGGAGGCCTATAATCCATTGCCCGCGCCGGGTTCTTTTTATCAGGAGCTCTTCTATTTCGATCGCCGCTAGTATATGTATCGCCTAAGTTTAACCATAACAAACCGTCGTTCGTTAAAACCCTCTTAACTTCTTTAAAAACATCCCCTAAATTCGTTAAGTAATCCGGCAAGTATTCCTCGGAACCGATCTGGCCTTCAACACGGTAATCGCGCGTTCCCCAATACGGAGGGCTCGTAATGCAACACCGGAAATTCTCCGACGGCAGTTCCTTTAATAAAACCCTGGCGTCGCCGACGATTATACGGCTACCTTCCGGCTCGCTTTTAATAAGCCTGGTAGTCCCGTTCAAATAACGATCCCGGTTATTTACCATCTTAAGTTTACCTTGTAGTAAATAACTATAAACCTATCGAACAACCGTTTCCTACAGCTACCCCCCCGTCTCGGGCTCTTCCAGCGACGGGAGGTCGTTCAGGGCGGCAAGGCCGAAGTGTTGGAGGAATTTCTTCGTGGTGCGATATCGGAAGGGGCGCCCGGGCGCGTCTTCGCGGCCGTCGGTAATAATCAACTTTTTATCGAGTAAAGTCTTTAAAACAGCGTCGCTGTTGACGCCCCGGACCTCCTCGACGGCGACGCGCGTTAGGGGCTGCCGGTAGGCGACTATCGCCAGCGTCTCGACCGCGGCCCGGCTCAACCGGGGGCCCCTCTCGATGGGTAGAACCTGCTTGGCCCAGGGCGCGTACTCGGGCCGGGAGTAGAAGCGGTACCCGCCCCCCACGTACGCCAGCTCGACGCCGCGGCCCGCGTATTCCCCCTGGAGTTCCCCGATTACCGTCCGGAGCTCGTCCGGCGAGGCGCCGGTCAGGGCGGCGAGTTTTTTTAGGGGCAACGGGTCCGGCGCGACGAACAGCACCGCCTCGACTACGTTCTTGAGGGGCAGGTCCTGTCGTTCGTCGTCCGCGTTCATACCAGCGCCAACGTCGGGTATATCCATATTTCGTCGAAAGTACGGTCTTGACGGACGCGGCACTCGCCGGCCCGCAAAAGCTCGAGTAAAGCGAGAAAGGTTACGATTATAACGATGCGCGGCCCTTCGAAGAGCGCGTCGAAGCGGACGCGGCCGCCGGCGTCCTTGAGGCGGCGTCGGACGTACGCCAGCCGGTCCTCGATCGTCGG
It encodes:
- the ispH gene encoding 4-hydroxy-3-methylbut-2-enyl diphosphate reductase codes for the protein MKIIVASDAGFCFGVKRATKAAFEAATAAPGPVYTLGELIHNPQVVKQLERVGVRVARGVAGVGTGTVIIRSHGLPPAVLQALEAQGADVLDLTCPTVKAVQQRAATLAREGYEVVIIGDRDHPEVEAIAGYAGPAAVIVNSEEEAAAVPRIEKMGVVMQTTHDVTTCRLIVGVLLDKAHEIRVFNTLCDATAKRQKAALELARGVDVMVVVGGRNSANTARLAEICRRAGAEAYHVETAEELKADWFDGVETVGVTAGTSTPDWVIDEVVAKLETLSVAGK
- a CDS encoding lysophospholipid acyltransferase family protein, with protein sequence MRVDVGHLLRVVLWRVSHFFVAWPLGKIYFDFETRGLERLPLRGGVLAAANHASYLDPPLLGNATPRVMYYMARADLFGGKFGGPFIKAWGAFPIRRDMWSAGGLKEALRKLDEGKLVLYFPEGTRTYDGGLRKPMVGAGLLAYLARAPVVPVYIDGTFRVLPRGVKFPRRAKVTVSFGPPVDLASYRRMPASKETYNAIADDIMAGIAALRGGGPAAAPAAGEGAA
- the cmk gene encoding (d)CMP kinase — its product is MTTEGRDVAVVVALDGPAAAGKSTVGRAVARRLGFSFVETGKLYRVLALIAVRDKLPLDDGPRLAAAFNKADVRYTVNDGEPLVAVDGEDVTAELAGGDVAEAASAISALPEVRAALLPLQRRLAEPSGAVVEGRDVGTVVFPDATYKFYLDASPAERARRRARDFAAAGKDVAAEEVERDLAARDGRDAARAAAPLRRADDAVYVDTTARTFEEVVDFIVDYVTRGKEARAAG
- a CDS encoding pseudouridine synthase; protein product: MVGYSALTLAINIPGNSEKVSGIRINRYLAMCGLGARRAVERLVREGRVVVDGAVVDDLAFRVPPGAAVSVGGKEVRPGRRFRYVAYHKRRGVLTTTRDPFRRRTVRDDLPRQLRDLKPVGRLDGDTEGLLLLTDDGSFAQRVAHPSFGVVKKYVVDVSGRMTKKDIAALERGVELLDGHMGKVKVDSVERTAAGSTVTVSAGYGRKRMIRQMFAALGHKVKVLRRVAVGPVTLGRLCPGEWRELTEEEVAALGDY
- a CDS encoding XcyI family restriction endonuclease encodes the protein MCKSLFTIDSKKYGIYITDAFKRTIEEINIEKLDRELNTYVKAELLARVASYGLRGEVFFPVPYLLESNPFLLGYYRLLYGLSQKEFYSKGPFGKFKCLEDRGEIPTRIAQSIRPLCESLIATGGALIGNIDYLAIDTVHDLQLLTLGPQFRGSENTRIGKEAVKEFFELIENLVSGYIKDTTKRSILIENDSGRKIIIEFSNDPDVRIIQLLPDRYQKILSIEIKGGKDVSNVHNRLGEAEKSHLKAKNLGYPQFWTVLKIDVDLPRAKSESPTTTRFFNMDKIIDAGTEEGRDFRDLVGVLLGIQL
- a CDS encoding site-specific DNA-methyltransferase, producing the protein MVNNRDRYLNGTTRLIKSEPEGSRIIVGDARVLLKELPSENFRCCITSPPYWGTRDYRVEGQIGSEEYLPDYLTNLGDVFKEVKRVLTNDGLLWLNLGDTYTSGDRNRRAPDKKNPARAMDYRPPTPEGLKPKDLIGVPWRVAFYLQERGWYLRSDIIWYKPNCQPESVKDRPTRAHEYIFMFSKSEKYFYDYDAMQEVAGPNGKPRNKRTVWRLKTVAFPGAHFATFPPGLIEPCISASTEPGDSVLDPFFGSGTVGEVCLKFNRKFAGIELNDEYASIAKRRLGWE
- the scpB gene encoding SMC-Scp complex subunit ScpB, whose translation is MNADDERQDLPLKNVVEAVLFVAPDPLPLKKLAALTGASPDELRTVIGELQGEYAGRGVELAYVGGGYRFYSRPEYAPWAKQVLPIERGPRLSRAAVETLAIVAYRQPLTRVAVEEVRGVNSDAVLKTLLDKKLIITDGREDAPGRPFRYRTTKKFLQHFGLAALNDLPSLEEPETGG